In Felis catus isolate Fca126 chromosome C2, F.catus_Fca126_mat1.0, whole genome shotgun sequence, a single window of DNA contains:
- the LOC101084135 gene encoding LOW QUALITY PROTEIN: galectin-related protein (The sequence of the model RefSeq protein was modified relative to this genomic sequence to represent the inferred CDS: deleted 3 bases in 2 codons) encodes MAGSVVDSAPTVKLNDGHLNNSRGSPVQAMYFPRLIVPFCGHITGGMRPGKKLLVVGIVDFNPENFAISLTWGDSEDPSANVAIELKAGFTDWQRLRNSCISGERGEGQSAIPYFPFIPDQLFRVEILCEHPCFRAFVDGHQFFYFYHHIQMLSAVDTIKIHGDLQIAKLG; translated from the exons ATGGCAGGATCCGTGGTGGACAGCGCTCCCACGGTGAAACTAAATGATGGGCATTTAAACAACTCCCGGGGCTCCCCAGTTCAAGCCATGTATTTCCCAAGACTGATAGTTCCATTTTGTGGGCACATTACAGGTGGCATGAGACCAGGCAAGAAGCTGTTGGTGGTG GGCATCGTAGACTTCAACCCAGAGAACTTTGCTATCAGCTTGACCTGGGGTGACTCTGAAGACCCTTCTGCCAATGTGGCAATTGAACTCAAAGCTGGGTTCACAGACTGGCAACGACTCAGAAATTCTTGTATATCTGGGGAAAGAGGTGAAGGGCAGTCTGCGATACCTTACTTCCCATTCATCCCAGACCAGCTATTCAGGGTGGAAATTCTTTGTGAGCACCCATGTTTCAGAGCGTTTGTGGATGGAcaccaatttttttatttttaccaccaCATTCAAATGTTATCTGCAGTT GACACCATAAAGATACATGGGGACCTCCAGATCGCTAAGCTTGGCTGA